A region of Anticarsia gemmatalis isolate Benzon Research Colony breed Stoneville strain chromosome 18, ilAntGemm2 primary, whole genome shotgun sequence DNA encodes the following proteins:
- the LOC142980648 gene encoding uncharacterized protein LOC142980648, producing MAQYNFEGDYKNVPEGQLKFIHQVIQEHGHGNSKIVFEPVGQAGDNFIASVKRMHVDGENGSMRLIAKLAPPIEAVRQSLNTAVLFKNEHIMYTEILPKFLYFQKRAGIPEEEQIKFPKCYGSSAEAPNEVIILEDLKPLDFIMLDKTAPLPTDCVYSILKCFAAFHSLSFVMRQREPGTFDRYKSTLFDMWGAMPQKDDMREFFLSMEKDMISVLEDPDYINMTKNKMSEALGQIAKIKKEDMENKYSVIVQGDCWTNNVMFRFEGEKLADTMLIDYQLSRNASPVYDLLFMILLCTDITTREKHFNEWIDYYHEELEKSLSHYGLKVNFVYPRDRLDTDLRRYGKLMFGICAFLGSILIRNTEDVAKVTELMQTENAYEQPEKYGLAASDLDTRNRYRDRISGLLSTLLEFGLM from the exons ATGGCACAATATAATTTCGAGGGTGACTATAAGAATGTGCCTGAAGGGCAGTTAAAATTCATCCATCAAGTAATTCAAGAACATGGTCATGGAAATAGCAAGATTGTATTCGAGCCTGTTGGTCAAGCTGGCGACAATTTTATAGCAAGTGTGAAGAGGATGCACGTAGACGGCGAAAATGGAAGTATGAGATTGATTGCGAAACTAGCACCTCCCATAGAAGCTGTCCGCCAAAGTTTGAATACTGCTGTACTGTTCAAAAACGAACACATAATGTATACGGAGATTTTACCCAAATTCTTATACTTCCAAAAAAGGGCCGGAATCCCTGAAGaagaacaaattaaatttcCAAAATGCTACGGATCTTCTGCTGAAGCCCCCAACGAGGTCATTATTTTAGAAGACTTGAAGCCTTTAGACTTTATAATGTTGGATAAAACTGCACCACTACCTACCGATTGTGTTTATTCTATCTTGAAGTGCTTTGCTGCTTTCCATTCACTATCATTTGTAATGAGGCAAAGAGAGCCAGGAACGTTTGATCGTTATAAATCAACTTTGTTCGACATGTGGGGAGCAATGCCTCAGAAAGATGATATGAGGGAGTTTTTCTTATCAATGGAGAAAGACATGATATCAGTGCTTGAAGACCCAGACTACATTAATATGACGAAGAACAAGATGTCTGAAGCACTCGGCCAAATAGCAAAGATAAAGAAAGAAGACATGGAGAACAAGTACAGCGTTATTGTTCAAGGTGATTGTTGGACGAACAATGTCATGTTCAGATTTGag GGTGAGAAACTGGCAGACACAATGTTGATCGATTACCAGCTATCAAGAAACGCCAGTCCAGTATACGACCTCCTGTTCATGATCTTACTCTGCACTGACATCACAACCAGAGAGAAGCACTTCAATGAATGGATCGACTACTATCACGAAGAACTAGAAAAATCATTATCCCATTATGGACTGAAAGTAAACTTTGTCTACCCTAGAGACAGACTAGATACTGACTTGAGAAGATACGGTAAACTCATGTTTGGAATATGTGCCTTCTTGGGTAGCATACTGATCAGAAATACAGAAGATGTTGCAAAAGTAACGGAACTTATGCAGACCGAGAACGCGTACGAACAACCGGAAAAATACGGTCTTGCGGCCTCGGATCTTGACACAAGAAACCGTTATAGGGACAGAATTTCTGGCTTATTATCAACTTTGTTAGAATTTGGACTTATGTAG
- the LOC142980557 gene encoding uncharacterized protein LOC142980557: MAQYNFEGDYENVPEGQLKFIHQVIQEHGHGNSKIVFEPVGQAGDNYIASVKRILIEGESESLRLVAKLAPPIEFLRETMNTAVMFRNEHIMYTEVLPKFLQMQKEAGIPEEEQIKYPKCYGSSSEAPNEVIILEDLKPLGFTMLDRMEPLPSDCIYSILKSFAIFHSLSYVLRQREPGTFDRYKSTLSDTWLDMAQKEESKQYFIEIESNVLSVLEDPEQINIAGNKIMDSLNHMVNVSKEDMDNKFSVIVQGDCWTNNVMFRFEDEKLADTILIDYQISRTASPVSDLLYMILNCTDHETRKQHFIEWLDYYHEELEKSLSHYDLKVNSVYSRDRMDADLMRYGRLMFGLCAFLSNILIRSPEDAAKVQKLMQSEAIFEKPEEFGVANLDEVTKKRFKKRVSGYISTLCDFGLL; encoded by the exons ATGGCACAGTACAATTTTGAGGGTGACTATGAAAATGTGCCTGAAGGGCAGCTAAAATTCATCCATCAAGTAATTCAAGAACATGGTCATGGAAATAGCAAGATTGTATTCGAGCCTGTTGGCCAAGCTGGCGACAATTACATAGCAAGTGTGAAGAGGATACTCATAGAAGGCGAAAGTGAAAGTCTGAGATTGGTTGCGAAACTAGCACCTCCCATAGAGTTCTTGCGAGAAACTATGAATACTGCTGTAATGTTCAGAAACGAACACATAATGTACACGGAGGTATTACCCAAGTTCTTACAGATGCAAAAAGAGGCGGGCATTCCTGAagaagaacaaataaaatatccaaaatgCTACGGTTCTTCTTCTGAGGCTCCTAACGAGGTTATTATTTTAGAAGACTTGAAGCCATTGGGATTTACAATGTTGGATAGAATGGAACCACTCCCTAGTGATTGTATTTATTCTATCCTGAAGAGCTTTGCCATTTTCCATTCATTATCATATGTTTTGAGGCAAAGAGAACCAGGGACGTTTGATCGTTATAAATCTACTTTATCAGACACGTGGTTAGATATGGCTCAAAAAGAAGAATCGAAGCAGTACTTCATAGAAATAGAGAGTAATGTGCTGTCAGTTCTTGAAGACCCAGAGCAGATTAATATAGCGGGGAATAAGATAATGGACTCACTCAACCACATGGTTAATGTAAGCAAAGAAGACATGGACAATAAGTTCAGCGTTATTGTTCAAGGTGATTGTTGGACGAACAATGTCATGTTCAGATTTGag GATGAGAAACTGGCTGATACAATATTGATCGACTACCAAATATCAAGAACCGCTAGTCCAGTAAGCGACCTTTTGTACATGATCCTAAACTGCACTGACCACGAAACCAGGAAACAACACTTTATCGAATGGCTTGACTACTATCATGAAGAACTAGAAAAGTCACTATCTCATTATGACTTGAAAGTAAACTCAGTCTACTCTAGAGACAGGATGGATGCTGACTTGATGAGATATGGAAGACTTATGTTTGGATTATGTGCCTTCTTATCCAATATACTGATAAGAAGTCCAGAAGATGCCGCAAAAGTTCAAAAACTTATGCAAAGCGAAGCTATATTTGAAAAACCCGAAGAATTTGGTGTTGCGAATCTGGATGAAGTTACAAAAAAGCGTTTTAAGAAACGAGTTTCTGGATACATATCCACTTTGTGTGACTTTGGacttttataa
- the LOC142980649 gene encoding uncharacterized protein LOC142980649 gives MAPYNFEGDIENITDLQLEFINNVIQEHGFENGKVSIEPVGKVGDNFVASVKRITVEGQNGCMKMVAKTAPTTDEVNDKSQNVLQLFKNEHIMYTEILPKMTQLQKNANIPEEEQLRYPKCYGSLSEQPNQVLLLEDLKTSDFMNLDRFESLSNETVRSVLKNFAQFHSLSYVLRKKEPETYNNFKSNLIEFPMTYIVDKMKADFQGDDDGPLSVLENPEHVELLRHTIADTNSLWDKLSEDDTDNKYSVITQGDSWTNNIMFRFEDNKLAESIMIDYQLSVNSSPVYDIMFMIFNCTDHETRSQNFHDWMDYYYSELEKSLSNFNLEAEHVYPRDELSADLKRYGKFMLGLLVCLTNLLSRKAGDAAKMMEDQNIVQLDEETRMRFKNRFVGLISSFTEFGLC, from the exons ATGGCACCGTACAATTTCGAAGGagatatagaaaatattactgATCTTCAGTTAGAATTCATTAACAATGTAATTCAAGAACATGGTTTCGAAAACGGTAAAGTGTCTATTGAACCGGTTGGAAAAGTGGGTGATAATTTCGTAGCAAGTGTAAAGAGGATCACCGTGGAAGGACAAAATGGCTGCATGAAAATGGTCGCGAAAACTGCACCGACCACTGACGAGGTAAACGACAAGTCACAGAATGTTTTGCAATTGTTCAAAAATGAGCACATTATGTATACGGAGATATTGCCGAAGATGACACAACTACAGAAGAATGCAAACATTCCCGAAGAAGAACAACTAAGGTATCCAAAATGCTACGGATCGTTATCAGAGCAACCGAATCAAGTACTGCTTTTGGAAGACCTTAAAACTTCAGACTTTATGAATCTGGATCGATTTGAGTCTCTCTCCAATGAAACTGTGAGATCTGTGTTAAAGAATTTTGCTCAGTTCCATTCATTATCGTATGTCTTAAGGAAGAAGGAACCAGAAACATATAACAATTTCAAGTCTAACTTGATAGAATTTCCGATGACGTATATTGTAGATAAAATGAAGGCTGATTTCCAAGGAGATGACGATGGTCCTCTGTCAGTTCTTGAGAATCCTGAACACGTAGAACTGCTCAGACATACGATTGCTGACACCAATAGCCTTTGGGACAAGCTTTCAGAAGACGATACTGACAACAAGTATAGTGTAATAACACAAGGTGATTCTTGGACTAACAATATCATGTTCAGATTTGAg GATAACAAACTAGCAGAGTCAATAATGATTGACTACCAACTATCAGTCAACAGCAGCCCGGTATACGACATCATGTTCATGATCTTCAACTGCACAGACCATGAAACGAGAAGTCAGAACTTCCACGACTGGATGGATTACTACTACTCAGAACTGGAAAAATCTCTCTCAAACTTTAATTTAGAAGCCGAGCATGTCTACCCTCGCGATGAACTAAGCGCTGACTTGAAACGATACGGAAAATTCATGCTTGGCTTATTAGTATGTTTGACAAATCTGCTTTCAAGAAAAGCAGGCGATGCGGCCAAAATGATGGAAGAccaaaatattgttcaattaGACGAAGAAACTAGAATGcggtttaaaaatagatttgttgGTTTAATTTCTAGCTTCACTGAGTTCGGTTTATGttga